In the genome of Dickeya fangzhongdai, one region contains:
- the msrA gene encoding peptide-methionine (S)-S-oxide reductase MsrA — protein MANFDKTQLIGQSDALPGRTTPMPVARLHVVNQHSMTHVPDHMEVAIFAMGCFWGVERLFWQQSGVYSTASGYCGGYTPNPTYREVCTGKTGHAEAVRVVFDPAVVSYPQLLQLFWENHNPAQGMRQGNDIGTQYRSALYTLTPEQETAAKESYQRFQQAMRDAGENRDITTEIQPAGPFYYAEDEHQQYLHKNPNGYCGLGGIGVCLPPQG, from the coding sequence ATAGCGAATTTTGATAAGACACAGCTGATCGGCCAGTCGGACGCCCTGCCGGGCCGCACCACACCGATGCCGGTCGCCCGTCTGCATGTGGTGAATCAGCATTCCATGACCCATGTGCCGGATCACATGGAGGTGGCGATCTTCGCCATGGGCTGCTTCTGGGGCGTGGAACGGCTGTTCTGGCAACAGTCCGGGGTGTACAGCACTGCGTCCGGGTATTGCGGCGGCTATACCCCCAACCCCACTTATCGGGAAGTGTGCACCGGCAAAACCGGCCACGCGGAAGCCGTGCGGGTGGTGTTTGATCCTGCGGTGGTGAGTTACCCGCAGTTACTGCAACTGTTTTGGGAAAATCATAACCCGGCGCAAGGCATGCGACAGGGCAACGACATCGGTACGCAGTATCGTTCCGCTCTCTATACGTTAACCCCGGAGCAGGAAACCGCGGCGAAAGAGAGCTACCAGCGCTTCCAGCAGGCCATGCGCGATGCGGGCGAGAACCGCGACATCACCACGGAAATCCAGCCCGCCGGGCCGTTTTACTACGCCGAAGACGAGCACCAGCAATACCTGCACAAGAACCCGAACGGCTATTGTGGGCTGGGCGGCATCGGGGTTTGCCTGCCCCCGCAGGGGTGA
- the ppa gene encoding inorganic diphosphatase, protein MSLNTVPAGKDLPEDIYVVIEIPANSDPIKYEVDKETGALFVDRFMSTAMFYPCNYGYVNNTLSLDGDPVDVLVPTPYPLQPGSVIRCRPVGVLKMTDESGEDAKVVAVPHTKLSKEYDHIKDVNDLPELLRAQIGHFFEHYKDLEKGKWVKVDGWADAAAAKAEILTSFERAKNK, encoded by the coding sequence ATGAGTTTGAATACGGTACCGGCGGGCAAAGACCTTCCGGAAGATATCTATGTAGTGATCGAAATCCCTGCCAACTCTGATCCGATCAAGTACGAAGTGGACAAGGAAACCGGCGCCCTGTTCGTAGACCGCTTTATGTCTACCGCCATGTTCTATCCGTGCAACTACGGCTACGTCAACAACACGCTGTCTCTGGACGGCGACCCGGTTGACGTTCTGGTGCCGACCCCGTATCCGCTGCAGCCGGGTTCAGTGATCCGCTGCCGTCCGGTTGGCGTACTGAAAATGACCGACGAATCCGGCGAAGACGCTAAAGTGGTGGCGGTACCGCACACCAAACTGAGCAAAGAGTACGATCACATCAAAGACGTGAACGACCTGCCGGAGCTGCTGCGCGCCCAGATCGGCCATTTCTTCGAGCACTATAAAGACCTGGAAAAAGGCAAGTGGGTGAAAGTGGACGGCTGGGCCGACGCCGCCGCCGCGAAAGCTGAAATCCTGACGTCTTTCGAACGCGCCAAAAATAAATAA
- the tamB gene encoding autotransporter assembly complex protein TamB encodes MSRMKKAGIGLMAGVLALLLAVVLLVTTTPGLHLLLSAAVRWVPGLEIGQVEGGWRDLTLKAVRYQMPGVTVQTDNLHLALAPDCLWRSQLCLDDLSLQNLTVAINTSDMPPAEPEPVTQAAPVTEISAPVAVLLRRVNLSNSRIIVDGADVSLSLLQTGLNWQGRSLTLLPTQVSGLTVALPAAPKTPTTPPATAGKPQPLGETLRTLFAAPLLPAMPEFTLPLDITIADLRGESWQILGGQPVTLSRFQLQAATRQQTLTLQQLTVQSPQGALYAHGEARLAGDWPVTLNVNGILNRDPLKGERLRLTAEGSLRQQLRLAMNLSGPQRAQLDIQTALAEPGLPLNISLHSPQLRWPLTGDALYQFNDVQLSIGGKATDYSLALRGDIRGRELPPGTLTLEGNGSEQQFALTRLRLAALQGTADITGQLDWRDAISWNSNLTLKGINTAQQWPEWPARLEGSLTTRGSLAGETWQLDVPQLALDGQVRQNKVMVKGALSGNAGGQWSIPGVTLALGRNQLTLQGELSDQWRLNGDINAPSLNGILPGLGGQVMGKLRLSGKRDAPQLQTEINATALRWQELSLGKLTLNGDVQSDKQVHGTLTLQLQQLAQGDLRLASLNVRATGDENQHQLRLTMNGEPIGGQLLLSGHFDRAQQRWQGELSDTRFETPVGEWRLAPAMSLVYQAAAQKVTVGAHCWRNPDAELCVPQPIEAGASGKASVNLNRFNLAMLKPFIGQQTAVNGTITGNAQVSWQANGGLPEAHVALAGNGVTVRQQVQGGTLPVVFDTLTLEAGLQRGQARLAWLMGIQGNGRFRGDVQIADPQRRRSLSGTVTLNALSLDLLRPILRQNEKAAGVVNADLRLGGDLQRPQVFGQMTLDNLDVDGSWMPVDLTSGRLALLFNGMSSTLQGVFRTTQGQINLAGNADWSVPEAWRARIAVNGDRMRVTVPPMARLDVSPDIVFEATPQLLTLNGTVTIPWARIVVHDMPASAVDVSSDEVILDERRRPMPTAASSIPIASNLIVRVGDDVWLDAYGLRARLSGDLKVTQDTQGLGLNGQISMPEGRFKAYGQDLQVRKGQLLFSGPPTLPVLNIEAIRNPDNTADSVTVGVRVTGTATAPKLEVFSDPTLSQEEALSYLLRGQGLNSSGTDSSMMTSALIGLGVAQSGQVVGKIGEAFGVSNLALDTQGVGDKSQVVVSGYVLPGLQVKYGVGLFDSLATLTLRYRLMPKLYLEAVSGVNQALDVLYQFEF; translated from the coding sequence ATGAGCAGGATGAAAAAAGCCGGAATTGGCCTGATGGCTGGCGTACTGGCGTTGTTGCTGGCGGTGGTGTTGCTGGTGACCACGACGCCGGGGTTGCATCTGTTACTCAGCGCCGCCGTGCGCTGGGTGCCGGGGCTGGAGATAGGGCAGGTCGAGGGCGGCTGGCGCGATTTGACGCTGAAAGCGGTACGCTATCAAATGCCCGGCGTGACCGTGCAGACGGACAATTTGCATCTGGCGCTGGCGCCGGATTGCCTGTGGCGCAGCCAACTGTGTCTGGACGACCTGTCGTTGCAAAATCTGACGGTGGCGATCAATACCAGCGATATGCCGCCTGCTGAACCCGAGCCGGTGACGCAGGCGGCGCCGGTGACCGAAATCAGCGCGCCGGTGGCAGTGCTGCTGCGCCGTGTAAACCTGAGCAACAGCCGTATTATTGTCGATGGCGCCGATGTGTCGCTGTCGTTGCTGCAAACCGGACTGAACTGGCAGGGGCGGTCGCTGACGCTGCTGCCGACGCAGGTATCGGGCCTCACCGTGGCGCTGCCTGCCGCCCCGAAAACGCCGACCACGCCGCCGGCGACTGCGGGTAAACCGCAACCGCTGGGCGAGACGCTGCGCACCCTGTTTGCCGCACCGCTGTTGCCGGCGATGCCTGAATTTACGCTGCCGCTGGATATCACCATCGCCGATTTGCGCGGCGAGTCGTGGCAGATTCTGGGCGGCCAGCCGGTGACCCTTTCCCGTTTTCAGTTGCAGGCCGCCACCCGGCAGCAAACACTGACGTTGCAACAGCTGACGGTACAGTCGCCGCAAGGCGCGCTGTACGCCCACGGCGAGGCCCGGCTGGCCGGCGACTGGCCGGTAACGCTCAACGTTAACGGCATTCTGAACCGCGACCCGCTCAAAGGCGAACGGCTGCGACTGACGGCCGAAGGCAGCCTGCGCCAGCAGTTGCGGCTGGCGATGAACTTGTCCGGCCCGCAGCGGGCGCAACTGGATATCCAAACCGCGCTGGCCGAGCCGGGACTGCCTTTGAATATCAGCCTGCACAGCCCGCAACTGCGCTGGCCGCTGACCGGCGACGCCCTATATCAGTTCAACGACGTACAACTGAGCATCGGCGGCAAAGCCACCGATTACTCGTTGGCCCTGCGGGGCGATATTCGCGGCCGCGAGTTACCGCCCGGCACGTTGACGCTGGAGGGCAACGGCAGTGAGCAGCAGTTCGCGCTGACGCGATTGCGGCTGGCCGCGTTGCAGGGCACGGCGGATATCACCGGTCAGTTGGACTGGCGCGATGCAATCAGCTGGAACAGCAACCTGACCCTGAAAGGCATCAATACCGCACAGCAATGGCCGGAGTGGCCGGCGCGGCTGGAAGGATCGTTGACCACCCGCGGCAGTCTGGCGGGCGAGACGTGGCAACTGGACGTGCCGCAGCTGGCGCTGGACGGGCAGGTACGGCAGAACAAGGTGATGGTCAAAGGGGCGCTGAGCGGCAACGCCGGCGGCCAGTGGTCGATTCCAGGCGTGACGCTGGCGTTGGGGCGTAACCAACTGACGCTGCAGGGTGAGCTAAGCGACCAGTGGCGGCTGAACGGCGATATCAACGCGCCGTCGCTCAACGGGATTCTGCCGGGTCTGGGCGGGCAGGTGATGGGGAAATTGCGACTGAGCGGCAAACGCGACGCGCCGCAGTTGCAGACGGAAATCAATGCCACGGCGCTGCGCTGGCAGGAACTAAGCCTTGGCAAACTGACACTCAATGGCGATGTGCAGTCGGATAAACAGGTGCACGGCACGCTGACATTGCAGCTACAGCAACTGGCGCAGGGCGACCTGCGTCTGGCGTCCCTGAATGTGCGCGCTACCGGCGACGAAAACCAACACCAGTTGCGGTTGACCATGAACGGTGAGCCGATAGGCGGTCAGTTGTTGTTGAGCGGTCATTTCGACCGTGCGCAGCAGCGCTGGCAGGGGGAACTCAGCGATACGCGCTTTGAAACCCCGGTCGGCGAGTGGCGGCTGGCGCCGGCGATGTCGCTGGTTTATCAGGCGGCGGCGCAGAAAGTCACGGTAGGAGCGCATTGCTGGCGTAACCCGGATGCCGAACTGTGTGTGCCGCAGCCGATCGAGGCGGGCGCCAGCGGCAAGGCGAGCGTCAATCTGAACCGGTTTAATCTGGCGATGCTGAAACCCTTTATCGGCCAGCAGACGGCGGTCAACGGCACGATTACCGGCAACGCTCAGGTTAGCTGGCAGGCAAACGGCGGTCTGCCGGAAGCCCACGTCGCGCTGGCCGGCAATGGCGTAACCGTGCGTCAGCAGGTGCAGGGCGGTACGCTGCCGGTGGTCTTTGATACGCTGACGCTGGAGGCCGGGTTGCAGCGAGGGCAGGCGCGGCTGGCATGGCTGATGGGGATTCAGGGCAATGGCCGTTTTCGGGGCGACGTACAGATTGCCGACCCGCAGCGACGCCGTAGCCTGAGCGGTACGGTGACGTTAAACGCGTTGTCGCTCGATCTGCTGCGGCCGATTCTGCGCCAGAACGAGAAGGCGGCCGGGGTCGTTAATGCCGATCTGCGGCTGGGGGGCGACCTGCAACGCCCGCAGGTGTTCGGGCAGATGACGCTGGATAATCTTGACGTGGACGGCAGTTGGATGCCGGTGGATTTGACCAGCGGGCGGCTGGCGCTGTTGTTCAACGGCATGTCGTCGACGTTGCAGGGCGTATTTCGCACCACGCAAGGGCAGATTAATTTGGCGGGGAACGCCGACTGGTCGGTGCCTGAAGCCTGGCGGGCGCGCATCGCCGTCAACGGCGACCGCATGCGGGTGACGGTGCCGCCGATGGCGCGACTGGATGTGTCGCCGGATATTGTGTTCGAGGCGACGCCGCAGTTGCTGACGCTCAACGGCACGGTGACGATCCCCTGGGCGCGAATCGTAGTGCATGACATGCCGGCCAGCGCGGTGGATGTGTCGTCGGATGAGGTTATTCTGGATGAACGGCGACGCCCGATGCCGACCGCCGCCAGTTCGATTCCGATTGCCAGCAACCTGATCGTGCGGGTGGGCGATGATGTCTGGCTCGACGCCTATGGCCTGCGCGCCCGGCTGAGCGGCGATTTGAAAGTCACGCAGGACACGCAGGGGCTGGGCCTGAACGGCCAGATTTCGATGCCGGAAGGGCGTTTCAAGGCGTATGGTCAGGATCTGCAGGTGCGCAAGGGACAGTTGCTGTTCTCCGGCCCGCCGACGCTGCCGGTGCTGAATATCGAGGCGATCCGCAATCCGGACAATACCGCAGACAGCGTGACGGTTGGCGTGCGGGTAACTGGCACGGCCACCGCGCCTAAGCTGGAAGTGTTCTCCGACCCGACCTTATCTCAGGAAGAGGCCTTGTCCTACCTGTTGCGCGGCCAGGGACTGAACAGCAGCGGAACGGATAGTTCGATGATGACATCGGCCCTGATCGGTTTGGGGGTTGCACAAAGTGGTCAAGTTGTGGGTAAAATCGGCGAGGCCTTTGGCGTAAGCAATTTAGCTCTGGATACACAGGGGGTTGGCGACAAATCGCAGGTGGTTGTCAGCGGTTACGTCCTTCCGGGCCTACAGGTCAAGTATGGTGTCGGCCTGTTCGATTCATTGGCAACGTTAACCTTACGTTACCGTTTAATGCCAAAACTATATCTGGAAGCGGTGTCTGGTGTGAATCAGGCGCTTGATGTGCTCTATCAGTTCGAGTTTTAG
- a CDS encoding gamma-glutamylcyclotransferase family protein encodes MRIIVYGSLRRKQGNSHWMTNAQWLGDHQLEGYELYDLGHYPAAVAGKGEIYCEVYRISSSILTELDELKRGDGVYQRELIATPFGSAWIYLYQRPVTGLRRIASGDWLKRNEEQ; translated from the coding sequence ATGCGAATTATTGTCTACGGCAGTTTACGGCGCAAACAGGGAAACAGTCATTGGATGACCAACGCTCAGTGGTTAGGGGATCATCAGCTTGAAGGGTATGAGCTGTACGATCTGGGACACTACCCGGCGGCGGTTGCAGGCAAAGGAGAGATTTACTGCGAAGTGTACCGCATCAGTTCGTCTATTCTGACCGAATTGGATGAACTGAAGCGGGGAGACGGCGTTTACCAGCGTGAGCTTATCGCCACGCCTTTCGGCAGCGCCTGGATCTACCTGTATCAGCGCCCGGTTACCGGTCTGCGCCGCATCGCCAGCGGCGACTGGTTGAAGCGTAACGAAGAGCAGTAA
- the tamA gene encoding autotransporter assembly complex protein TamA, whose product MLGLGSLLLMAAPALAASNVRLQLTGLEGELQKNVRARLSTITPDEVNADGRFRARVDEAIRKGLRALGYYDPEIRFEFIPAQGRGRPVLKVTVKPGEPVKIAGSSIAIRGGAQSDEDYQKLVRQHRPAEGSILNHGAYDDFKSELGTLSMRKGYFDGRFNKSQLGVMPSTHQAWWDIDYDSGTRYRFGKVNFRGSQIQSAYLHNLVPFQEGDVYSAEQLGEFNRRLSATGWFNSVVVAPDFEQGRQSKVLPLDAVLTPRTRNSVETGVGYATDVGPRLKTTWKRPWVNSYGHSLESSLSLSAPEQQLDLSYKIPLLKSPLEQYYLMQGGFKREDLNDTQSDSTSLNLARYWELSSGWQRAVNLRWTLDHFTQANVTNTTMLIYPGLSFNRTRQRGGLMPDWGDTQRYSVDVSNTLWGSDIDFAVFQAQNVWIRSLAEKHRFVARANLGWIETGSFSRVPPSLRFFAGGDRSIRGYKYKSVSPRDSDGKLTGASKLATGSLEYQYNVTGKWWGAVFVDSGEAVNDLARTNLKTGAGIGVRWASPVGPIKFDIARPIGDDDKHGLQFYIGLGPEL is encoded by the coding sequence ATGTTGGGACTCGGAAGTCTGCTGCTGATGGCGGCGCCGGCGCTTGCCGCATCGAACGTGCGCCTGCAGCTCACCGGGCTGGAGGGCGAACTGCAGAAAAATGTACGTGCCCGTCTTTCCACCATCACGCCAGATGAAGTCAACGCCGATGGCCGTTTCCGCGCCCGGGTCGATGAAGCGATCCGCAAAGGGTTGCGCGCGCTGGGTTACTACGACCCTGAGATCCGCTTTGAGTTTATCCCGGCGCAGGGGCGCGGCCGTCCGGTGCTGAAGGTGACCGTCAAGCCGGGGGAACCGGTGAAAATCGCCGGCTCCAGCATTGCCATTCGCGGCGGCGCGCAGAGTGATGAAGACTATCAAAAACTGGTGAGACAGCATCGTCCCGCCGAAGGCAGTATCCTCAATCACGGCGCTTACGATGATTTCAAAAGCGAACTCGGCACCCTGTCGATGCGAAAGGGGTACTTTGACGGCCGCTTCAATAAAAGCCAACTGGGCGTGATGCCGTCCACCCATCAGGCCTGGTGGGATATTGACTACGACAGCGGCACGCGTTATCGCTTCGGCAAGGTCAACTTTCGCGGTTCCCAGATCCAGTCGGCTTATCTGCACAATCTGGTGCCGTTTCAGGAGGGCGATGTTTACTCTGCGGAACAGTTGGGGGAGTTTAACCGACGTCTGTCCGCTACCGGCTGGTTCAATTCGGTGGTGGTGGCGCCCGATTTCGAACAGGGCCGCCAGAGTAAAGTGCTGCCGCTGGATGCGGTGCTGACGCCGCGCACCCGCAACAGCGTGGAAACCGGTGTCGGCTACGCCACCGATGTCGGGCCGCGGCTGAAAACCACCTGGAAAAGACCCTGGGTCAATTCTTACGGCCACAGCCTGGAAAGCAGCCTGAGTTTGTCCGCGCCGGAGCAGCAACTGGATCTGAGCTACAAGATTCCGCTGCTGAAAAGTCCGCTGGAGCAATACTATCTGATGCAGGGCGGTTTCAAGCGCGAAGATCTCAATGACACCCAGTCCGACTCGACGTCGCTCAACCTGGCGCGTTACTGGGAGCTGTCCAGCGGCTGGCAGCGGGCGGTCAACCTGCGCTGGACGCTGGATCACTTTACCCAGGCCAACGTCACCAATACCACCATGCTGATATACCCCGGTCTCAGCTTTAACCGTACCCGGCAGCGGGGCGGGCTGATGCCCGACTGGGGCGATACCCAGCGCTATTCGGTGGATGTCTCCAATACCCTGTGGGGCTCGGATATCGATTTTGCGGTGTTTCAGGCCCAGAACGTCTGGATCCGATCGCTGGCGGAAAAACACCGCTTCGTGGCGCGCGCCAATCTGGGCTGGATTGAAACCGGCAGCTTCTCCCGCGTACCGCCGTCGCTGCGTTTCTTCGCCGGCGGCGATCGCAGCATTCGCGGCTATAAATACAAGTCCGTTTCTCCGCGCGACAGCGACGGCAAACTCACCGGGGCCTCAAAACTGGCAACCGGTTCGCTGGAATACCAGTACAACGTCACCGGGAAATGGTGGGGCGCGGTCTTTGTGGACAGCGGCGAGGCCGTCAACGATCTGGCGCGCACCAACCTCAAGACCGGTGCCGGCATCGGCGTGCGTTGGGCGTCGCCGGTGGGGCCGATCAAATTCGATATCGCCCGGCCGATTGGGGATGACGACAAACACGGATTGCAGTTTTATATCGGGCTGGGGCCGGAGCTATGA
- a CDS encoding methyl-accepting chemotaxis protein yields MLKNITVKHGLLALVGIMLVLLAIVVGIGTSAISQGNRSLLSIDKIQGKELSALSSSYTATLRARTAAAQAVRLYEIGLIDKAKETVGRVENYAEASRREMARFLAYGTVTKRGAEMAEHVKVAYEAYDRQGMTPMIAALKKDNLDDYYSLMQDTLPALSIGMDTSIADFRDFALQVGETMLQQADELAYGRLWSMGVVFAVALLLAVLAWWAIRQVVLRPLDGAVRQLEVIAQGDLSRTIEDGGNNEIGRLIRAMKSMQHSLAVAVGRVRDAGSQIDIGTSELASGNSHLAERTEESAASLEQTAASMEQLASTVKLNADSADQAYLLAQRVSDTATKGSQAVDQMLDKMQLISATAARVADILTMIDGIAFQTNILALNAAVEAARAGEQGRGFAVVAGEVRSLAQRSAQSAREIKVLMQDSQTQVNEGAEIARVAGETMSDVASSVSQVTTLMREISTATREQSNGIEQVNLAVSQMDSVAQQNASLVEESAAATRSLEEQARELAASMAQFRLEQQALAALGRY; encoded by the coding sequence ATGCTAAAGAACATTACGGTCAAGCATGGCCTGCTGGCGCTGGTGGGCATCATGCTGGTGCTGCTGGCGATTGTCGTTGGAATCGGCACCAGCGCGATCAGCCAGGGGAACCGCTCGCTACTGTCTATCGATAAAATTCAGGGGAAAGAACTGAGTGCGCTGTCGTCAAGCTATACCGCCACGTTGCGTGCCCGCACCGCTGCGGCTCAGGCAGTCAGGCTGTATGAAATCGGTTTGATCGACAAGGCGAAGGAAACCGTGGGGCGCGTGGAAAATTATGCCGAGGCGTCGCGCCGGGAGATGGCGCGGTTTCTGGCGTATGGCACCGTGACCAAACGCGGCGCCGAAATGGCCGAGCATGTCAAAGTCGCGTATGAAGCCTACGATCGTCAGGGCATGACGCCGATGATCGCCGCGCTGAAGAAAGACAATCTGGATGACTATTATTCTCTGATGCAGGATACCCTGCCGGCGCTCAGCATCGGCATGGATACTTCTATTGCCGATTTCCGCGATTTTGCGCTGCAGGTGGGAGAAACTATGTTGCAGCAGGCGGACGAACTGGCTTATGGCCGCCTGTGGTCGATGGGGGTGGTATTTGCGGTGGCGCTGTTGCTGGCGGTGCTGGCATGGTGGGCGATCCGTCAGGTGGTTTTGCGCCCGCTGGACGGCGCGGTACGGCAGCTTGAAGTGATTGCGCAAGGCGATTTGTCGCGCACCATTGAAGACGGCGGCAACAACGAAATCGGCCGGCTGATCCGGGCGATGAAATCCATGCAGCACTCCCTCGCCGTGGCGGTGGGGCGCGTGCGCGACGCCGGCAGTCAGATTGATATCGGCACCAGCGAGCTGGCGTCCGGCAACAGTCATCTGGCGGAGCGTACCGAAGAGTCCGCCGCGTCGCTGGAACAAACCGCCGCCAGCATGGAACAGCTGGCTTCCACCGTGAAGCTGAACGCCGATAGCGCCGATCAGGCTTATCTGCTGGCGCAGCGGGTATCCGATACCGCCACGAAAGGCAGCCAGGCCGTTGATCAGATGCTGGACAAAATGCAGCTGATCTCCGCTACGGCGGCACGGGTGGCCGACATTCTGACGATGATCGACGGCATCGCTTTCCAGACCAATATTCTGGCGCTGAATGCGGCGGTGGAAGCGGCGCGCGCCGGCGAGCAGGGCCGCGGTTTCGCCGTGGTGGCGGGCGAGGTGCGTAGTCTGGCGCAGCGCAGCGCTCAGTCGGCCAGAGAGATCAAGGTGCTGATGCAGGATTCGCAAACGCAGGTCAACGAAGGCGCCGAAATCGCCCGCGTCGCCGGCGAAACCATGAGTGACGTGGCGTCGTCGGTGTCGCAGGTGACCACCCTGATGCGTGAAATTTCCACCGCGACCCGTGAACAGAGCAATGGCATTGAGCAGGTAAACCTGGCGGTGTCGCAGATGGATTCGGTGGCGCAGCAGAACGCATCGCTGGTAGAAGAGTCGGCGGCGGCGACCCGCTCGCTGGAAGAGCAGGCGCGCGAACTGGCGGCCAGCATGGCTCAGTTCCGGCTGGAACAGCAAGCTCTGGCAGCGTTAGGACGTTACTGA
- a CDS encoding DUF1107 domain-containing protein — protein sequence MRIFERYNPLKVAKYVKILFRGRLYIKGIGAFEFDQGRILLPKTQDKQHLVVMSEVNRQVLKLQAELG from the coding sequence ATGAGGATCTTCGAACGTTACAACCCCCTGAAGGTCGCCAAGTATGTGAAAATCCTGTTTCGTGGAAGACTCTACATTAAAGGGATTGGCGCTTTTGAATTTGATCAGGGCCGCATTCTGTTGCCCAAAACGCAGGATAAACAGCATCTGGTGGTGATGTCCGAAGTCAACCGTCAGGTACTGAAGTTGCAGGCTGAATTGGGTTGA
- a CDS encoding hemolysin family protein, translating into MLNSLLIILCLIAISAFFSLSEISLAASRKIKLKLMADEGDLNAALVLKFQETPGIFFTVIQIGLNAVAILAGIIGDAAFSPYFEMLFASFLPQDMVARASFICSFVLVTSLFILFGDLTPKRIGMIAPEAIAIRIINPMRFCLLVFRPLVWLFNGLANLIFRLFKLPMVRKEDITPDDIYAVVEAGALAGVLRKQEHELIENVFELESRTVPSSMTSRESVVYFDLHEDETQIKEKIAHQPHSKFLVCNGTIDQIVGYVDSKDLLNRVLGNQSLELTSGVQIRPALIVPDTLTLSEALESFKTAGEDFAVILNEYALVVGIITLNDVMTTLMGDLVGQGLEEQIVARDENSWLVDGGTPIEDVMRALSIDEFPHSDNYETIGGFMMYTLRKIPKRTDFVRYAGYKFEVVDIDSYKIDQLLVTRLEEKTALNAETHPA; encoded by the coding sequence ATGTTAAACAGTCTGTTAATTATTTTATGTCTTATCGCCATCAGTGCGTTTTTCTCTTTGTCTGAAATATCGCTGGCCGCTTCACGCAAGATCAAACTGAAGCTGATGGCCGACGAAGGAGACCTGAACGCCGCCCTGGTACTGAAATTTCAGGAAACGCCGGGCATTTTCTTCACCGTGATTCAGATCGGCCTCAACGCGGTCGCCATCCTGGCCGGTATCATCGGCGACGCCGCCTTCTCGCCCTATTTCGAAATGCTGTTTGCCAGCTTTCTGCCGCAGGACATGGTCGCCCGCGCCAGTTTTATCTGCTCGTTTGTGCTGGTTACCAGCCTGTTCATCCTGTTTGGCGACCTGACGCCGAAACGCATTGGTATGATTGCCCCGGAAGCGATAGCCATTCGGATCATCAACCCCATGCGCTTCTGTCTGCTGGTGTTCCGCCCGCTGGTCTGGCTGTTCAACGGTCTGGCTAACCTGATTTTCCGGCTGTTCAAGCTGCCGATGGTGCGTAAAGAAGACATCACTCCCGACGATATCTATGCGGTGGTGGAAGCCGGCGCGCTGGCCGGCGTACTGCGTAAACAGGAACATGAGCTGATCGAAAACGTGTTCGAACTGGAGTCGCGCACCGTGCCCTCTTCAATGACCTCGCGCGAAAGCGTGGTCTATTTCGACCTGCATGAAGATGAAACGCAGATCAAAGAGAAAATCGCGCACCAGCCGCATTCCAAGTTTCTGGTGTGCAACGGCACCATCGATCAGATTGTCGGCTATGTGGATTCCAAGGATCTGCTGAACCGGGTGCTGGGCAATCAGAGTCTGGAACTGACCAGCGGCGTACAGATTCGCCCGGCGCTGATCGTGCCGGACACGCTGACGCTGTCGGAAGCGCTGGAAAGTTTCAAAACCGCCGGCGAAGACTTCGCGGTGATCCTCAACGAGTACGCGCTGGTGGTGGGAATTATCACCCTTAACGACGTGATGACCACGCTGATGGGCGACCTGGTTGGGCAGGGGCTGGAAGAGCAGATCGTCGCCCGTGACGAGAACTCCTGGCTTGTCGATGGCGGTACGCCGATAGAAGATGTCATGCGTGCACTCAGCATCGATGAGTTCCCCCACTCCGACAATTACGAAACCATCGGCGGGTTCATGATGTACACGCTGCGTAAAATCCCCAAACGCACCGATTTTGTTCGCTACGCCGGGTATAAGTTCGAAGTGGTGGATATCGACAGCTACAAGATCGACCAGCTGCTGGTCACACGGCTGGAAGAAAAAACGGCGCTCAACGCTGAAACGCATCCGGCATAA